The following coding sequences lie in one Archaeoglobus neptunius genomic window:
- a CDS encoding inorganic phosphate transporter yields MALDVLIAAAAVVGFYVAWNIGANDAANSMATSYGSRALTLKQIIIVASILEFTGAAFFGKKVTHTIAKGIVPIELLDHNLVVYGALAALLSAGFWITISTYYNLPISTTHSIVGAMLGFGLAAVSQGNLTLDSIKWGVLLKVVLSWIISPLLGAALAYLVFMIIRYALLERYSSESVEHVFRYLQVLTACYMAFAHGSNDVANATGPIAAIMGYSGEVPFWVLLFGGIGIAIGIATWGYRVIETVGKNITELTYTRGFSAEFATATTVLLASSYGMPISTTHTLVGSVIGVGLAGGLASVNKKIVQKIIFSWIVTLPVAAGMTISLYTMMVVFA; encoded by the coding sequence ATGGCTCTTGATGTACTCATTGCAGCAGCGGCTGTTGTGGGTTTTTACGTTGCTTGGAATATAGGCGCCAACGATGCTGCGAACTCAATGGCAACTTCGTATGGCAGCAGAGCCCTGACTCTGAAGCAAATTATAATAGTCGCATCAATTCTCGAATTCACAGGAGCAGCCTTTTTTGGAAAAAAGGTCACACACACGATCGCAAAGGGCATAGTTCCTATCGAGCTTCTGGATCACAACCTGGTTGTGTATGGTGCACTTGCAGCTCTGCTTTCTGCAGGATTCTGGATAACAATTTCCACGTACTACAATTTGCCAATCTCGACAACCCACTCAATCGTTGGAGCCATGCTGGGCTTTGGTCTTGCAGCGGTATCACAGGGCAATTTAACTCTTGATAGCATCAAGTGGGGCGTTTTGCTGAAAGTCGTTTTAAGCTGGATAATATCTCCACTTCTGGGTGCTGCTCTTGCATATTTGGTATTCATGATCATTAGGTATGCACTCCTTGAGAGATACAGTAGCGAGAGTGTGGAGCACGTTTTCAGGTATCTGCAGGTGCTGACAGCATGTTACATGGCTTTTGCTCACGGAAGCAACGATGTGGCCAATGCAACAGGACCAATAGCAGCGATTATGGGGTACAGCGGAGAGGTACCCTTCTGGGTTCTGCTTTTTGGAGGTATCGGGATCGCCATTGGTATAGCCACCTGGGGATACAGGGTGATTGAAACCGTTGGAAAAAACATAACCGAGCTTACGTATACAAGGGGCTTCTCGGCTGAGTTTGCCACTGCAACAACGGTTCTGCTCGCATCAAGCTATGGAATGCCCATCTCGACAACCCACACTCTGGTGGGGAGTGTAATTGGTGTGGGTCTTGCAGGTGGCCTGGCGAGTGTGAACAAGAAAATCGTGCAAAAAATTATATTCTCATGGATTGTAACTTTGCCTGTGGCAGCAGGAATGACAATAAGCCTTTACACGATGATGGTGGTGTTTGCATGA
- a CDS encoding TIGR00153 family protein, with the protein MKFFRSVGEVFGYSPFRSLAQHARMCGRAVGLLQQQFEALKREDYEEVEELRDEIDELEHHADGIKEEIRGNVTKSLMLPIDRHDLLEFLKVQDDIVNNCEHVGHMLTFRRIKAPKDVWDEFSVLLSKLMEIVNHYEEMVESIGQLIETSFSKKEVKKALDFVPIIEQLEHECDLIQIGLHNRLFNMDDAEPLDIQLMVTWVVHLGYVANAAAAASDRFRIMILGR; encoded by the coding sequence ATGAAGTTCTTCAGGTCCGTGGGAGAGGTTTTTGGATACTCTCCCTTCAGGTCTCTTGCACAGCATGCAAGGATGTGCGGAAGAGCTGTGGGTCTGCTTCAGCAGCAGTTCGAAGCGCTGAAAAGAGAAGATTATGAAGAAGTTGAAGAACTGAGAGATGAAATTGATGAGCTCGAACACCATGCAGATGGGATTAAAGAGGAAATAAGGGGTAATGTGACCAAGTCTCTTATGCTACCAATTGATCGGCATGATCTGCTTGAGTTCCTGAAAGTTCAGGATGATATTGTAAACAACTGCGAACATGTCGGACATATGCTTACTTTTAGAAGGATCAAGGCACCGAAAGACGTATGGGACGAATTTTCTGTGCTTCTTTCCAAACTTATGGAAATTGTAAATCATTATGAGGAGATGGTTGAAAGCATCGGCCAGCTCATAGAAACGTCTTTCAGCAAGAAGGAAGTGAAAAAAGCCCTCGATTTTGTTCCGATAATAGAACAGCTTGAACACGAGTGTGATCTGATTCAGATCGGCCTTCACAACAGACTTTTCAACATGGATGATGCGGAGCCTCTGGACATTCAGTTGATGGTTACATGGGTCGTGCATCTGGGTTATGTGGCAAATGCTGCAGCCGCCGCATCCGACAGATTCAGGATAATGATTCTTGGTCGGTAG
- a CDS encoding AI-2E family transporter, with product MNKIWTIVLLASILAILFLTFYFFLPLLDGIVMGVVFAYVAKPIKRRFDRIGKIKSSLIATTAVVVPISILIFYGIFQGVNQAIYLITHYKVIESGLIDLLKKFGVQEGREYVSWIVSNIFSILQSSVQPSAVEITKKATLLILNFFISIVVCFYSLADMERFVDRTINIVPPESREELKKFIKEIDETFESLWFGNFIVAMSIGLVSLPFFLYFNVPFAPLLSGLMFLAALIPIFAEWMIILPVSLYLLLVDVGRGLTFLIIGVIFLYIVPELILRPYFVGYTSRIHPLVLMLAFLGGGLVGGISGFFIAPMIAGLVTAIYNYYTEETTDQESLS from the coding sequence ATGAATAAAATCTGGACTATAGTTCTGCTGGCATCCATTCTGGCCATCCTCTTCCTGACGTTCTACTTCTTCCTCCCTCTGCTCGATGGAATAGTTATGGGTGTTGTTTTTGCTTATGTTGCAAAACCAATAAAGCGTAGATTTGACAGAATAGGAAAAATCAAGTCTTCTTTAATAGCAACGACCGCTGTTGTTGTTCCAATTTCGATTCTAATATTTTACGGCATTTTTCAGGGCGTAAATCAGGCCATATATCTGATCACCCACTACAAGGTCATCGAGTCCGGACTCATCGACTTGCTGAAAAAGTTTGGAGTCCAGGAGGGCAGGGAGTACGTGAGCTGGATTGTTTCCAACATTTTCTCAATCCTCCAGAGTTCAGTACAGCCATCGGCAGTTGAGATAACCAAGAAGGCAACGCTGCTAATTCTTAACTTCTTCATCTCCATTGTGGTCTGCTTTTACTCCCTCGCAGACATGGAAAGGTTCGTGGACAGAACAATCAACATAGTCCCGCCCGAAAGCAGAGAGGAGCTGAAAAAATTCATAAAGGAAATAGATGAGACGTTTGAATCTCTCTGGTTTGGAAACTTCATCGTTGCGATGTCCATTGGACTTGTCAGTCTCCCATTCTTCCTCTACTTCAATGTACCGTTTGCTCCACTCCTTTCCGGACTCATGTTCCTTGCAGCACTGATTCCAATCTTTGCGGAGTGGATGATCATCCTCCCTGTCTCACTCTATCTGCTGCTTGTTGATGTCGGCAGAGGTTTGACATTCCTCATAATAGGAGTGATTTTTCTCTACATAGTGCCAGAGCTAATTCTGAGACCGTACTTCGTTGGATACACATCAAGAATCCACCCGCTTGTTCTGATGCTGGCGTTCCTGGGTGGTGGGCTGGTTGGTGGGATAAGCGGGTTCTTTATCGCACCGATGATTGCGGGACTTGTTACTGCGATTTACAATTATTACACCGAGGAGACTACCGACCAAGAATCATTATCCTGA
- a CDS encoding RNA methyltransferase, with amino-acid sequence MKVYVVLVELKIPENIGFMARLVKNYGIGNLCLYKCNVTEASYHTASHAKDVLESAIQVDDLRSFLSRMNLVIGTTGVEGGDYKYLRKTILSPEDVQELVKGTDKVAVLFGREDYGLYNDELAFCHSVVRVPTSEEYPVMNVSHAAAVVLYFLRQTQTHPEEKLATARDVEIFLKNLENLLEMIQYPPHRVRRTMVVFRRILGRAKTREYEIQTLNAIFRKTVSYIKRMNK; translated from the coding sequence ATGAAGGTTTACGTTGTCCTTGTAGAGCTGAAAATTCCGGAAAACATCGGTTTCATGGCAAGACTCGTAAAGAATTACGGTATTGGAAATCTGTGCCTGTACAAATGCAATGTTACCGAAGCCAGCTATCATACCGCCTCCCACGCTAAAGACGTGCTGGAGAGCGCAATACAGGTTGACGACCTTCGAAGCTTCCTCTCCCGGATGAATCTCGTTATAGGGACCACGGGTGTTGAGGGTGGAGATTACAAGTACCTTAGGAAAACAATTCTTTCCCCCGAAGACGTTCAGGAACTGGTAAAAGGCACTGATAAGGTCGCTGTGCTGTTTGGGCGGGAAGATTACGGTCTGTATAATGATGAGCTTGCGTTCTGCCATTCCGTCGTAAGAGTTCCCACCAGTGAAGAGTATCCCGTTATGAATGTGAGCCATGCTGCTGCCGTTGTGCTGTACTTCCTCAGACAAACTCAAACCCATCCAGAGGAGAAACTTGCCACTGCAAGGGACGTGGAGATTTTCCTGAAAAATCTTGAAAATCTGCTTGAGATGATTCAGTACCCGCCTCACAGAGTGAGGAGGACAATGGTCGTCTTCAGAAGGATACTCGGAAGAGCCAAAACGAGAGAATATGAGATTCAGACTCTCAACGCCATATTTCGAAAAACCGTTAGTTACATAAAGAGGATGAATAAGTAA
- a CDS encoding response regulator, with product MKTKHRVMVVEDDAAVLEAIQLMLGDRYSIITATNGKEAVRLYKAFKPDVVLMDIAMPVMDGVEATKEILKFDPEAKIVGITAYAKKRGRELLESGALEIIEKPFTRKKILETIEKYIEE from the coding sequence ATGAAAACGAAACACAGAGTAATGGTCGTTGAGGACGATGCAGCGGTTCTTGAAGCGATACAGCTTATGCTGGGAGACCGCTACAGCATAATCACCGCAACAAATGGAAAGGAAGCTGTGAGATTGTACAAGGCATTCAAGCCCGATGTTGTTCTGATGGACATAGCGATGCCGGTAATGGACGGGGTAGAGGCGACAAAGGAAATTTTGAAGTTTGATCCCGAAGCAAAAATTGTCGGAATCACCGCCTACGCCAAGAAAAGGGGGCGCGAGTTGCTTGAATCCGGTGCGCTGGAAATCATTGAAAAGCCATTTACAAGAAAGAAAATACTTGAAACAATTGAGAAGTACATTGAAGAATGA
- a CDS encoding alpha/beta fold hydrolase, translating to MRFGFFDSDGLKLRYFETGEGEALILIHGLGDCIEGWTFQYDDLSKHFRVIALDLRGFGMSDVPDSVNVEDFVEDVKNLMDHLGIERANLLGLSMGGIVCMEFYRKYPDRVKKLILANTLHKLPEAGRAMFEQRIKLLEASPDMSQIADFIADMSIHQEREDLKDMVRTILRKNDKKFYTMATAELGKVNYEELLPKIEVPTLVIVAEFDVTTPPALGREIANLIPDAELREVKNSAHLAKLENPEEFNRYVIEFLMGS from the coding sequence ATGAGATTTGGATTTTTTGACTCGGATGGTCTGAAGCTCAGATATTTCGAAACTGGAGAGGGTGAGGCGTTGATCTTAATACATGGACTTGGGGATTGCATAGAGGGGTGGACCTTTCAGTACGATGACCTCTCAAAACATTTCAGAGTAATTGCGCTTGATCTGAGAGGATTTGGAATGTCGGACGTGCCCGACAGTGTCAATGTTGAGGACTTTGTAGAAGATGTGAAAAACCTGATGGACCATCTCGGCATCGAAAGGGCGAACCTCCTCGGTCTTTCAATGGGTGGAATCGTGTGCATGGAGTTCTACAGGAAATATCCCGATAGGGTTAAGAAACTGATTCTGGCCAACACCCTCCACAAACTTCCCGAGGCCGGAAGAGCAATGTTCGAACAGAGGATTAAACTGCTTGAGGCCAGTCCCGATATGAGCCAGATTGCAGACTTTATTGCTGATATGTCCATCCACCAGGAAAGAGAGGATCTCAAGGATATGGTCAGAACTATTCTGAGAAAGAACGATAAGAAGTTCTACACAATGGCCACTGCAGAACTCGGAAAGGTCAATTACGAGGAGTTGCTCCCCAAAATTGAGGTGCCGACTCTCGTGATCGTTGCAGAGTTCGATGTTACAACACCGCCTGCCCTGGGGAGGGAGATCGCAAACCTTATTCCCGATGCTGAGTTGAGAGAAGTGAAAAATTCTGCTCATCTGGCGAAACTTGAGAATCCCGAAGAGTTTAACAGATATGTGATCGAATTTCTCATGGGGAGCTGA
- a CDS encoding MFS transporter — protein sequence MRNYRWVVLVMYIFAGIISQIMWITFSPILPIVERIYSIGEAEVGMLSAVYPLVFIVFALPVGWYVDKSGFRKAVLTGSAFFAVSGFLRAFASSFTALLAFQTLGAVGQPFIFNSISKLVKSWFPEEEAGLATGLGSISLFIGTIIGLGATPALTVAFGFRNMLLVYALAATFILVLFYLFGKESGMVEEEEYRFREYVEVLKNRNVLILSLIAFIGVGIFTAYLTWVEPVMEEHGLSVETAGITASALLLGGIAGSIVIPAASDKVGRRKPFLYVCFVLSALLFYVHTLASGMTELAILLFVLGFFFISALPLSLDLSATSVGEKYAGTANSSLWLLSQIGSVVLIVEFESLASAFNWNSTLLLSSALFLLSLALTALIKE from the coding sequence ATGAGAAATTATAGATGGGTAGTTCTGGTGATGTACATTTTTGCAGGAATCATCTCGCAGATAATGTGGATAACGTTTTCACCCATACTTCCCATCGTGGAGAGGATTTACAGCATCGGTGAAGCAGAGGTCGGAATGCTCTCGGCAGTGTATCCGCTGGTTTTCATAGTTTTTGCATTACCTGTGGGCTGGTATGTTGACAAAAGCGGGTTCAGGAAGGCAGTTCTGACTGGAAGTGCATTTTTCGCTGTTTCAGGATTTTTGAGGGCTTTTGCGAGTTCGTTCACAGCTCTTCTGGCTTTTCAGACACTCGGTGCGGTTGGTCAGCCTTTCATTTTCAACAGCATTTCCAAACTCGTTAAAAGCTGGTTCCCGGAAGAGGAAGCAGGGCTTGCCACGGGACTTGGAAGCATATCCCTTTTCATTGGCACCATCATAGGACTTGGCGCAACTCCCGCTCTAACCGTTGCTTTTGGATTCAGGAACATGCTTCTGGTGTACGCCCTTGCTGCCACCTTCATTTTGGTACTGTTTTATCTGTTTGGGAAAGAGTCCGGGATGGTTGAAGAAGAAGAGTACAGGTTCAGGGAGTACGTTGAGGTTCTGAAGAATAGAAATGTCCTGATTCTTTCGTTAATAGCCTTCATAGGCGTTGGTATCTTTACGGCATATCTTACCTGGGTGGAGCCCGTGATGGAGGAGCATGGGTTAAGCGTGGAAACCGCTGGTATTACTGCCTCCGCTTTGCTTTTGGGTGGGATTGCTGGAAGCATAGTGATTCCGGCAGCTTCAGATAAGGTGGGAAGGAGAAAGCCATTTCTCTATGTTTGCTTTGTACTCTCAGCATTGCTGTTTTACGTCCACACTCTCGCTTCAGGGATGACAGAACTGGCCATTTTGCTTTTTGTACTCGGCTTCTTTTTCATATCTGCTCTTCCGCTTTCCCTGGATTTATCAGCAACGTCTGTGGGGGAGAAATATGCCGGTACCGCCAACTCATCTCTCTGGTTGCTCTCGCAAATAGGATCTGTGGTCCTTATTGTTGAGTTTGAAAGTTTGGCATCTGCTTTTAACTGGAACTCCACACTCCTGCTCTCTTCAGCACTGTTCCTGCTTTCCCTTGCACTGACAGCACTGATAAAGGAGTGA
- a CDS encoding zinc-dependent alcohol dehydrogenase has protein sequence MRAIVIEFSLLKAALTLALSKISRSAYYGPLSMLKFHREYPEPGLPGEDWVKVRTKLSGICGSDLRIITLSESFYLFPLTSFPIIPGHEVVGIVESAGEKAEVGEGERVVLNPALNCRVRGFEDCDPCRRGDFAVCVNTDRGRIAPGIFTGICRDTAGGWAEYFVAHKSQLVRVPKSIPDENAVFAEPLTIGIHSVLRNFPDDGQRVAVVGCGIIGICTIAALRYFGYRGEIIGIDVSERQAEIAKRFGADMVITKNILGEIAEITGGRVYQPPRDKPMFVDGGVDVVFECVGSPESVDTALRIAKPLGRVVIAGTVARMSVDWAPVFAKELEIVGTFGCGVEEIDGEKRDTFELALEMLGKIALSTLLTHRFKIEEYKKALWTALNKRETQAIKVAFTF, from the coding sequence ATGAGGGCAATAGTAATTGAGTTCAGTCTGCTGAAAGCCGCCTTAACACTTGCTCTCTCGAAAATTTCCAGAAGCGCCTACTACGGACCGCTCTCAATGCTGAAATTTCATCGTGAGTATCCGGAACCGGGGCTTCCCGGGGAGGACTGGGTGAAGGTGAGGACAAAACTGTCGGGAATATGCGGCTCTGACCTGAGAATCATAACTCTTTCAGAGAGCTTTTATCTCTTCCCCCTGACCTCCTTCCCCATAATCCCGGGCCATGAGGTTGTTGGAATCGTTGAGAGTGCTGGAGAAAAAGCTGAGGTTGGAGAGGGTGAAAGAGTCGTTCTCAATCCTGCACTGAACTGCAGGGTGAGGGGGTTTGAAGACTGCGATCCGTGCAGAAGGGGAGACTTTGCAGTCTGCGTTAATACAGACAGGGGAAGAATTGCGCCGGGAATATTTACGGGAATCTGCAGGGATACAGCAGGTGGCTGGGCAGAGTACTTTGTGGCTCACAAATCCCAGCTCGTCAGAGTTCCCAAGAGCATTCCAGATGAAAATGCGGTCTTTGCCGAGCCACTCACCATTGGAATTCACTCAGTCCTCAGAAATTTTCCCGACGATGGGCAGAGAGTCGCTGTGGTTGGTTGCGGAATTATCGGAATCTGTACAATCGCCGCCCTGAGATACTTCGGGTACAGGGGAGAGATAATCGGAATAGACGTTAGCGAGAGGCAGGCTGAGATTGCAAAAAGGTTCGGAGCAGATATGGTTATAACAAAAAACATTCTCGGAGAGATTGCAGAGATTACAGGAGGGAGAGTCTATCAACCCCCAAGAGACAAACCGATGTTCGTTGACGGCGGTGTGGACGTGGTTTTCGAGTGTGTTGGCTCGCCTGAAAGCGTTGATACTGCACTCAGAATTGCAAAACCGCTCGGAAGAGTCGTGATAGCTGGAACGGTAGCCAGGATGAGTGTTGACTGGGCCCCTGTTTTCGCAAAGGAGCTCGAGATTGTGGGGACTTTCGGCTGCGGCGTAGAGGAGATTGACGGCGAAAAGAGGGATACATTTGAACTGGCACTGGAAATGCTGGGCAAGATTGCTCTCTCAACCCTGCTGACCCACAGGTTCAAAATTGAAGAGTACAAAAAAGCACTGTGGACAGCACTCAATAAGCGCGAAACGCAGGCAATTAAGGTTGCATTCACCTTTTAA
- a CDS encoding thiamine pyrophosphate-binding protein produces the protein MAAISGGELLVRCLLKEKVRYIFGVPGGQLLTFLDAIKRVGEKNGMKFVNCRHEQAAASMADAYARVTGEPGVCVGTIGPGGADLVPGVYPAYADSVPMIVLTAQNQTWKSYPDHGSMQALDQYHLFRPITKWNAVVSHWERIPELIQRAFRIATSGRPGPVHLDLPSDVLYNGQEESFAKIYPPERYRPIKPPVGNPDLVEKAAEMLYNADIPLIHAGSGVLRSKAWNELRELAEYLGAVVTTTMSGRGSIPEDHPLCILPSCPAAIAAQNDADVVLVVGSKMGDMDFWGKPPAWGDPDVQKTIQIDIDPEMIALNRPVDMGIVGDARETLRLMLKAVKEMGERRRPADRLKDYKKMQEEWLSGFLSLAESNERPMHPLRAIKEIRDFYPRNAISCIDGGNTAVWAYYLNRIYEPNTFLWAADSGHLGTGLPFAIGAKLANPDKPVYLITGDGAFGLTMEELETASREGVKITAIVMNDGCWGMIKGSQKMGFGERFIGVDFSDINYAKVAESMGWYGQRVEEPEDLASALDKAESSDKPALLDVKISQEKNLTPPELVMLSMVWLEGCNPPEVK, from the coding sequence ATGGCTGCAATATCTGGCGGAGAACTGCTGGTAAGGTGCTTACTCAAGGAGAAGGTCAGATACATTTTTGGTGTCCCTGGAGGGCAACTCCTTACTTTTCTGGACGCCATAAAGAGAGTGGGAGAGAAGAACGGAATGAAGTTTGTGAATTGCAGGCATGAACAGGCTGCTGCGAGTATGGCTGATGCGTACGCAAGGGTGACGGGAGAGCCGGGTGTCTGCGTGGGAACAATCGGACCTGGTGGGGCAGATCTGGTTCCGGGTGTCTACCCGGCTTATGCAGACAGCGTCCCAATGATTGTTCTTACGGCCCAAAATCAGACCTGGAAGAGCTATCCTGACCACGGATCGATGCAGGCTCTGGATCAATACCATCTTTTCAGGCCAATAACCAAGTGGAACGCTGTTGTTTCTCACTGGGAAAGAATACCGGAACTCATACAGAGAGCGTTCAGGATTGCAACATCGGGCAGACCGGGGCCCGTTCATCTTGATTTACCCTCAGACGTACTGTACAACGGTCAGGAAGAGAGTTTTGCCAAGATTTATCCTCCCGAGAGATACAGGCCGATAAAACCACCAGTTGGAAACCCTGATCTCGTTGAGAAAGCTGCCGAGATGCTGTACAATGCAGATATTCCTCTGATACATGCCGGATCTGGTGTGCTGAGGTCTAAAGCCTGGAATGAGCTCAGAGAGCTTGCAGAATACCTGGGAGCTGTTGTTACCACCACAATGAGTGGCAGAGGATCCATACCTGAAGACCATCCGCTCTGCATTCTCCCCTCCTGTCCGGCTGCAATCGCAGCCCAGAATGATGCTGATGTCGTTCTGGTCGTTGGGAGTAAAATGGGCGACATGGATTTCTGGGGAAAACCGCCCGCCTGGGGCGATCCTGACGTCCAGAAAACGATTCAGATAGACATCGATCCGGAGATGATTGCACTTAACCGGCCGGTGGATATGGGAATTGTCGGTGATGCCAGAGAGACCCTGAGACTTATGCTGAAGGCTGTGAAAGAGATGGGCGAAAGAAGGAGGCCTGCTGACAGGCTTAAAGACTACAAAAAGATGCAGGAAGAGTGGCTAAGCGGATTTCTATCCCTTGCCGAAAGTAACGAAAGGCCAATGCATCCATTGAGGGCAATAAAGGAGATAAGAGACTTCTATCCCAGAAACGCAATCTCATGTATCGACGGCGGAAACACCGCTGTCTGGGCCTATTACCTGAACAGAATCTACGAGCCAAATACTTTCCTGTGGGCTGCAGATTCGGGCCATCTTGGAACCGGTCTGCCTTTCGCCATAGGTGCAAAGCTTGCGAACCCCGACAAACCTGTCTACCTTATCACCGGCGATGGTGCATTCGGTCTGACGATGGAGGAACTTGAAACGGCAAGCAGGGAAGGCGTGAAAATTACGGCAATCGTGATGAATGACGGATGCTGGGGCATGATAAAGGGTTCCCAGAAAATGGGATTTGGAGAGAGATTCATAGGAGTTGATTTCAGCGACATTAACTACGCCAAAGTTGCAGAGTCCATGGGATGGTACGGACAGAGAGTTGAGGAGCCCGAAGATCTCGCTTCAGCACTCGATAAGGCCGAGAGTTCAGACAAACCAGCGTTGCTGGACGTGAAGATATCTCAGGAGAAAAACCTGACGCCGCCAGAGCTCGTTATGCTTTCAATGGTCTGGCTTGAAGGCTGCAATCCTCCGGAGGTAAAATGA
- the thsB gene encoding thermosome subunit beta encodes MATLQGTPVLILKEGTQRTVGRDAQRMNITAARVIAEAVRSTLGPKGMDKMLVDSLGDVVITNDGVTILKEIDVEHPAAKMIIEVAKTQDNEVGDGTTTAVVLAGELLKKAEELLDQDIHPTVIARGYRLAASKAVEILENIAMDIDVEDVETLKKIAATAITGKHSEYALEHLAGLVVEAVKRVAEKVDDKYKIDEDNIKIEKRQGGSVADTKLVNGIVIDKEVVHAGMPKRIRDAKIAVLKAALEVKETETDAEIRITDPDQLMKFIEQEEKMLRDMVDKIAAAGANVVFCQKGIDDLAQYYLAKAGILAVRRVKQSDIEKIAKATGAKILTDLREITSEDLGYAELVEERKVGDEKMVFIEGCKNPKAVTLLVRGGSEHVVDEVERSLNDAIKVVKTALESGKVVAGGGAPEIEVSLRLKEWAPSLGGREQLAAEAFASAMETIPRALAENSGLDPIDILVELRRAHEEGKKTYGVDVFSGKVVDMKEVGVLEPLRIKTQAIASATEVAIMILRIDDVIAAKGLESKEGPEGETGGDEDSEE; translated from the coding sequence ATGGCCACGCTGCAGGGGACTCCGGTATTGATACTGAAGGAGGGAACCCAGAGAACTGTTGGTAGAGATGCTCAGAGGATGAATATTACGGCTGCCAGAGTAATTGCCGAGGCTGTAAGAAGTACTCTCGGGCCAAAGGGAATGGATAAGATGCTTGTCGACAGCCTCGGAGATGTGGTCATAACCAATGACGGTGTTACAATTCTCAAAGAAATTGATGTGGAGCACCCGGCGGCCAAAATGATAATAGAGGTTGCAAAGACTCAGGACAACGAGGTTGGAGATGGTACCACAACGGCGGTGGTTCTGGCTGGAGAGCTGCTGAAAAAGGCTGAGGAGCTGCTCGATCAGGATATCCATCCAACCGTCATAGCCAGAGGTTACAGGCTCGCTGCATCCAAAGCAGTTGAGATTCTGGAGAACATCGCAATGGACATTGATGTGGAGGATGTTGAAACCCTCAAGAAGATTGCAGCCACTGCAATAACCGGAAAGCACTCAGAGTATGCTCTTGAGCACCTCGCAGGTCTCGTGGTTGAGGCGGTGAAGAGAGTTGCGGAGAAGGTTGATGACAAATACAAGATTGACGAGGACAACATAAAGATCGAGAAGAGGCAGGGAGGAAGTGTCGCTGACACCAAGCTGGTCAACGGCATCGTAATTGACAAAGAGGTAGTCCATGCTGGAATGCCCAAGAGGATCAGGGATGCCAAGATCGCAGTTCTGAAGGCTGCACTTGAGGTTAAGGAGACTGAGACAGATGCGGAGATCAGAATCACCGATCCCGATCAGCTAATGAAGTTTATCGAGCAGGAGGAGAAGATGCTCAGGGACATGGTGGACAAGATTGCTGCAGCGGGAGCGAATGTCGTATTCTGCCAGAAGGGTATCGATGACCTCGCACAGTACTACCTTGCGAAGGCAGGAATTCTTGCAGTTAGAAGGGTAAAGCAGAGCGATATTGAGAAGATCGCAAAGGCAACTGGAGCAAAGATTCTGACAGATCTCAGAGAGATCACAAGCGAGGATCTCGGATATGCAGAACTCGTCGAGGAAAGAAAGGTCGGTGATGAGAAAATGGTGTTCATCGAGGGCTGCAAGAACCCGAAGGCCGTTACACTGCTCGTCAGAGGTGGTAGCGAGCACGTGGTTGATGAGGTGGAGAGGAGCCTGAACGATGCCATAAAAGTCGTCAAGACTGCCCTTGAGAGCGGCAAGGTTGTGGCAGGTGGCGGCGCTCCTGAGATCGAGGTCTCTCTGAGACTGAAGGAGTGGGCCCCATCACTTGGCGGAAGGGAGCAGCTTGCCGCCGAAGCATTTGCTTCAGCTATGGAGACCATTCCGAGAGCTCTTGCGGAGAACTCAGGCTTGGATCCGATTGACATCCTGGTGGAGCTCAGAAGAGCGCACGAAGAGGGCAAGAAGACCTACGGAGTAGACGTCTTCAGCGGCAAGGTCGTTGACATGAAGGAGGTCGGCGTCCTTGAGCCTCTGAGGATCAAGACACAGGCAATCGCCAGCGCCACTGAGGTAGCAATAATGATCCTGAGGATTGATGATGTCATTGCTGCCAAGGGACTTGAGAGCAAGGAAGGGCCAGAGGGCGAGACGGGTGGAGATGAGGACTCTGAAGAATAA